In Rhinoraja longicauda isolate Sanriku21f chromosome 13, sRhiLon1.1, whole genome shotgun sequence, one genomic interval encodes:
- the LOC144599609 gene encoding serotransferrin-A-like yields MATVRPLLLQLIKCVGAQPVMFNKASATTGHLSSVSKLPPLTTVFGRLSSVLIAAGKCGLVPVMTEYYDKENLAPCHDPAQLTEPYVYIVAVVKNQSLTWDGLKGQKSCHTAMHRTGWNIPMGLLIAQGKIKNCSLYNSTYFSESCVPGGDPNSKLCSLCAAQDSSPQPGRDKCAFGEKEKYFGYSGAFRCLTETGDVTFIKHGTVFENTDGNLQEDWATNLKSTNYRLLCLNGTQAAVTDYKTCHLAQVPARTVVSRPDMRDQILNFLKEEQKKYGRGGTEEARFSLYYSTVKSHSWGLLFASSTQCLVEVPTTNYREYLGEGYVRGMEGLYSCVPPDGDRAFCFHLPQATQ; encoded by the exons GTGAGGCCACTGCTTCTGCAGTTAATAAAGTGCGTTGGTGCACAACCAGTGATGTTCAACAAAGCAAGTGCAACAACTGGACATCTGTCGAGTGTGTCCAAGCTGCCTCCATTGACGACTGTGTTCGGAAGATTAAG TTCAGTACTGATCGCTGCAGGAAAGTGTGGCCTGGTGCCAGTTATGACTGAATATTATGACAAAG AAAATCTTGCACCTTGCCATGATCCAGCACAGCTGACAGAACCAT ATGTGTATATAGTAGCTGTTGTGAAGAACCAGTCTTTGACCTGGGATGGCCTGAAAGGCCAAAAATCGTGCCACACAGCTATGCACCGAACTGGTTGGAATATCCCAATGGGGCTGCTGATTGCACAAGGGAAAATCAAAAACTGCAGCCTTTATAACT CGACGTATTTCAGTGAAAGCTGTGTCCCAGGGGGTGATCCTAACTCCAAACTGTGCTCACTGTGCGCCGCTCAAGACAGTTCACCTCAACCTGGAAGAGACAAGTGTGCCTTCGGTGAAAAAGAGAAATACTTTGGTTACAGTGGTGCATTCAG ATGCCTTACTGAAACTGGTGATGTGACTTTCATCAAACATGGAACCGTCTTTGAGAACACTGATG GTAACTTGCAGGAGGATTGGGCTACTAATCTCAAATCCACCAATTACAGGCTTCTGTGCCTAAATGGCACTCAGGCTGCTGTAACGGATTATAAGACATGTCACTTGGCACAAGTACCCGCTCGAACTGTTGTATCCCGACCAGATATGAGAGATCAAATCCTGAACTTTTTAAAAGAGGAACAA AAGAAATATGGTCGCGGTGGAACAGAAGAAGCGAGGTTCTCATTGTACTACAGTACAGTCAAGAGCCACTCCTGGGGTCTCCTGTTTGCATCCAGTACCCAGTGCCTGGTTGAAGTGCCCACCACGAATTACAGAGAATACTTGGGTGAAGGATATGTCAGAGGAATGGAAGGCCTCTACAGCTGTGTCCCTCCAG ATGGTGACAGAGCCTTTTGCTTTCACCTGCCTCAAGCCACACAGTGA